One Pan paniscus chromosome 16, NHGRI_mPanPan1-v2.0_pri, whole genome shotgun sequence DNA segment encodes these proteins:
- the LOC100967550 gene encoding stabilizer of axonemal microtubules 2 — FQDDYRAWDLHKSELYKPEQTYHPPTVKFGNSTTFQDDFVPQEIKPRQSFKPFSVVKRSTAPFNGITSHRLDYIPHQLELKFERPKEVYKPTDQRFEDLTTHRCDFQGLIGETAKLCRPVHTRVTQNARFEGSTEFRESFQPWEIPPPEVKKVPEYVPPTGSMLLNSTSHLDYVLYQANRVVPIRPVSRRRSNSFPFQGKSTMKEDFPAWESCRQGLIKKQQQIPNPSGKFDGLSTFRSHYLQHELIPTESCKPLNIAFKSSVPFDDVTMYSVEYTPKKQEICPASYPSPPGYIFENTNSQGHKFFCKITPAVKAF; from the coding sequence TTTCAAGACGATTATAGAGCTTGGGACCTTCATAAAAGTGAACTTTATAAGCCAGAACAAACTTACCACCCCCCTACTGTGAAATTTGGAAATTCAACTACATTCCAGGATGACTTTGTTCCTCAGGAGATAAAGCCTAGGCAAAGCTTTAAACCCTTCTCTGTGGTCAAACGTTCTACAGCCCCTTTTAATGGTATTACAAGTCATCGCCTTGATTATATACCTCATCAGCTTGAACTCAAGTTTGAAAGGCCAAAAGAAGTTTACAAACCAACTGACCAACGCTTTGAGGATCTCACAACTCACCGGTGTGACTTTCAGGGTCTCATTGGTGAAACTGCAAAACTCTGCAGACCTGTACACACCAGAGTGACCCAGAATGCTCGGTTTGAAGGAAGCACTGAATTCCGTGAAAGTTTTCAACCATGGGAAATCCcaccacctgaggtcaagaaagTACCAGAGTATGTGCCTCCTACAGGTAGCATGCTGTTAAACAGCACAAGCCATCTTGACTATGTTCTGTATCAGGCCAACCGTGTTGTTCCCATCAGGCCAGTTTCTCGTAGAAGAAGTAACAGTTTTCCTTTCCAAGGAAAAAGCACCATGAAAGAAGATTTTCCAGCATGGGAAAGTTGTCGTCAAGGACTTATTAAGAAGCAGCAGCAGATTCCCAACCCATCTGGAAAATTTGATGGTTTGAGCACTTTCAGATCTCACTATTTGCAACATGAATTGATTCCAACAGAGAGTTGCAAACctttaaatattgcttttaagagttctgttccatttgatgatgtaaCCATGTACTCTGTAGAGTACACACCGAAAAAACAGGAAATTTGCCCAGCTAGCTATCCCTCTCCTCCaggttatatttttgaaaatacaaattcCCAAGGTCATAAATTCTTCTGCAAGATTACTCCCGCAGTGAAGGCCTTCTAA